The following are encoded in a window of Rosa chinensis cultivar Old Blush chromosome 4, RchiOBHm-V2, whole genome shotgun sequence genomic DNA:
- the LOC112197069 gene encoding NADH dehydrogenase [ubiquinone] 1 alpha subcomplex subunit 8-B produces the protein MASAVDAAGDPIPTSAVLTAAAKHIQFRCQEENVAFLKCKKKDPNPEKCLDQGRQVTRCVLTLLKDLHQRCTKEMDEYVGCMYYNTNEFDLCRKEQEEFEKKCPLE, from the exons ATGGCGAGCGCGGTGGACGCAGCAGGAGATCCGATCCCGACGTCGGCGGTGCTGACGGCGGCGGCGAAGCACATTCAGTTCAGATGCCAAGAGGAGAACGTGGCCTTCCTCAAGTGCAAGAAGAAGGACCCCAATCCCGAGAAGTGTCTCGACCAAGGTCGCCAAGTCACTCGCTGCGTCCTCACCTT GCTGAAAGATCTTCATCAGAGGTGCACGAAAGAGATGGATGAGTACGTTGGATGCATGTATTACAATACAAATGAATTTGATTTATGTCGCAAAGAGCAGGAGGAATTCGAGAAAAAATGCCCATTGGAATGA
- the LOC112198379 gene encoding probable 1-deoxy-D-xylulose-5-phosphate synthase, chloroplastic isoform X1: MALSTFSIPAQKPTSNFSSSHFSFGPVLPCPYQHKLFNQVKRRPIGICASLSESGEYHSQRPPTPLLDTINYPIHMKNLSLKELKQLADELRSDVIFNVSKTGGHLGSSLGVVELTVALHYVFNAPQDRILWDVGHQSYPHKILTGRRDKMHTMRQTNGLAGFTKRSESEYDCFGTGHSSTTISAGLGMAVGRDLKGKNNHVVAVIGDGAMTAGQAYEAMNNAGYLDSDMIIILNDNKQVSLPTANLDGPIPPVGALSSALSKLQSNRPLRELREVAKGVTKQIGGSVHELAAKVDEYARGMISGSGSTLFEELGLYYIGPVDGHNVDDLIAILQEVKTTQTTGPVLIHLITEKGRGYPYAEKAADKYHGVAKFDPATGKQFKANASTQSYTTYFAEALIAEAEADKDIVAIHAAMGGGTGMNLFLRRFPTRCFDVGIAEQHAVTFAAGLACEGLKPFCAIYSSFLQRAYDQVVHDVDLQKLPVRFAMDRAGLVGADGPTHCGAFDVTYMACLPNMVVMAPSDEAELFHMVATAAAIDDRPSCFRYPRGNGVGVELPTGNKGTPLEVGKGRILIEGERVALLGYGSAVQTCLAAATLVEPLGLRLTVADARFCKPLDHALVRKLAKSHEFLITVEEGSIGGFGSHVVQFLALDGLLDGKLKWRPLVLPDRYIDHGAPADQLADAGLTPCHVAATVFNILGQTREALEVSAGIDMAE, encoded by the exons ATGGCTCTCAGCACATTCTCAATCCCAGCTCAGAAACCCACCTCTAACTTCTCATCATCCCATTTCTCTTTTGGACCAGTTCTGCCATGTCCTTACCAACATAAGCTCTTCAATCAG GTAAAGAGAAGGCCAATTGGGATTTGTGCTTCACTGTCAGAGAGTGGAGAGTATCACTCACAAAGACCACCCACACCTCTGTTGGACACTATCAATTATCCAATTCACATGAAAAACCTCTCTCTCAAG GAACTCAAACAATTAGCTGATGAGCTGAGGTCTGATGTTATCTTCAACGTTTCGAAAACCGGAGGTCACCTAGGCTCAAGCCTCGGTGTTGTGGAGCTCACTGTGGCTCTTCACTATGTGTTCAATGCTCCTCAGGACAGGATTCTGTGGGATGTTGGTCATCAG TCTTACCCACACAAAATCTTGACTGGGAGAAGAGATAAGATGCACACTATGAGGCAGACCAATGGGTTAGCTGGTTTCACAAAACGGTCGGAGAGCGAGTATGATTGCTTTGGCACTGGTCACAGTTCCACTACTATCTCAGCTGGCCTGG GAATGGCCGTAGGGAGGGATCTAAAGGGGAAAAACAATCATGTAGTTGCTGTTATAGGTGATGGTGCCATGACAGCAGGGCAAGCTTATGAAGCCATGAACAATGCGGGTTACCTTGATTCCGACATGATAATTATTCTCAATGACAATAAACAGGTTTCTTTACCTACTGCCAATCTCGATGGACCCATCCCTCCAGTAGGAGCTTTGAGTAGTGCTCTCAGTAAGTTGCAATCAAACAGGCCACTTAGAGAATTAAGAGAGGTTGCCAAA GGAGTTACAAAACAAATTGGTGGTTCTGTGCATGAACTGGCAGCAAAAGTTGATGAGTATGCTCGTGGAATGATCAGTGGCTCTGGTTCAACATTGTTTGAAGAGCTTGGACTATATTATATTGGTCCAGTCGATGGTCACAATGTGGATGACCTCATAGCGATACTTCAAGAGGTTAAAACAACGCAAACAACAGGTCCAGTCCTGATCCACCTTATCACTGAGAAAGGCCGGGGATATCCATATGCGGAGAAGGCTGCAGACAAGTACCATG GAGTGGCCAAGTTTGATCCGGCAACCGGAAAGCAGTTCAAAGCCAATGCTAGCACACAGTCTTACACAACATACTTTGCAGAGGCTTTGATTGCAGAAGCTGAAGCGGACAAAGATATTGTAGCAATCCATGCTGCAATGGGAGGTGGAACAGGCATGAATCTCTTCCTCCGCCGTTTTCCAACAAGATGCTTTGATGTTGGAATAGCAGAGCAGCATGCTGTTACTTTTGCTGCAGGTCTTGCCTGTGAAGGCCTGAAACCTTTCTGCGCAATTTACTCATCTTTCTTGCAGAGGGCTTATGACCAG GTCGTACATGATGTGGATTTGCAGAAACTGCCTGTGAGATTTGCTATGGATAGAGCTGGGCTTGTTGGGGCTGATGGTCCCACACATTGTGGGGCTTTTGATGTTACTTATATGGCATGCCTGCCAAACATGGTGGTCATGGCTCCTTCTGATGAGGCAGAGCTTTTCCATATGGTAGCCACTGCTGCTGCCATTGATGACCGCCCAAGTTGTTTCCGGTACCCAAGAGGAAATGGGGTTGGTGTGGAGCTGCCAACAGGAAATAAAGGCACTCCTCTTGAG GTGGGAAAAGGAAGAATATTGATTGAAGGAGAAAGAGTTGCACTCTTGGGCTATGGATCAGCCGTTCAGACATGTTTGGCTGCAGCAACTTTGGTGGAACCTCTTGGCTTGCGTCTGACTGTTGCTGATGCACGATTTTGCAAACCATTGGATCATGCTCTAGTTCGCAAACTTGCAAAATCACATGAGTTTTTAATTACTGTGGAAGAAGGATCCATTGGTGGGTTTGGTTCTCATGTTGTTCAGTTTCTGGCACTTGATGGCCTTCTTGATGGAAAACTGAAG TGGAGACCTCTGGTTCTGCCTGATCGGTACATTGACCATGGTGCCCCGGCTGATCAGTTGGCCGATGCCGGACTCACTCCATGCCATGTAGCAGCAACAGTATTCAACATCCTTGGACAAACAAGAGAGGCATTGGAG GTCTCTGCCGGCATCGACATGGCGGAGTGA
- the LOC112197068 gene encoding serine/arginine-rich SC35-like splicing factor SCL28 isoform X1, which produces MARYRSRSRSLSRSYSPPRRRSRTPPRGRKRYDDDEPRDRYRDSRSYRDRRSPAPSGLLVRNLPLDARSDDLRIPFERFGPVKDVYLPKNYYTREPRGFGFVKYRYAEDAAEAKQQMNHKLIGGREIRIVFAEENRKTPQEMRTTTRVSGGSSRRRRTPPRSPRRQYRSYSRSVSPLRRDSRDHGARDHYRSPVQSRSISQSPSPHDERDYRRSPSSRENGRSPRDERDGQDLRDERVYAPSRLRSPRGNRHSPLSRSRSYSPR; this is translated from the exons ATGGCCAGGTACCGGAGCCGCAGCCGCAGCCTGAGCAGAAGCTACAGCCCCCCTCGCCGGCGTAGCAGAACTCCGCCACGTGGACGCAAGCGATACGACGACGACGAGCCTCGCGACCGCTACCGTGACAGCCGCTCTTACCGAGACCGCCGCTCACCGGCTCCGTCTGGCTTGCTCGTTCGCAATCTTCCTCTTGACGCTAG GTCAGATGATCTTAGGATCCCTTTTGAGCGCTTTGGTCCAGTGAAGGATGTTTATCTTCCTAAGAATTACTACACCAG GGAGCCACGGGGCTTTGGCTTTGTGAAGTACCGTTATGCAGAGGACGCAGCGGAAGCAAAGCAACAAATGAACCATAAACTTATTGGTGGACGTGAAATAAGGATTGTTTTTGCTGAGGAGAACAGAAAAACTCCCCAAGAAATGCGCACAACAACTCGTGTAAG tGGAGGAAGctctagaagaagaagaactccACCTAGGTCTCCAAGACGGCAATATCGTT CCTACTCCCGGTCAGTTTCACCTCTTAGGCGCGACTCAAG GGACCATGGAGCTAGGGATCATTATCGTTCCCCCGTGCAGTCTAGATCAATTTCACAATCTCCTTCACCACACGATGAAAGAGACTACAGGCGGTCCCCAAGTTCTAGGGAGAATGGACGGAGTCCACGTGATGAGAGAGACGGTCAGGATCTGCGTGATGAGAGAGTCTATGCACCTAGCAGGTTAAGGAGTCCAAGGGGTAATAGGCACAGTCCTTTGTCACGCTCACGGTCATACAG TCCTCGCTGA
- the LOC112197071 gene encoding 50S ribosomal protein L33, with protein MGDKKKKATLFIRLVSAAGTGFFYVKKKPSRMVEKLEFRKFDPRVNRHVLFTEAKMK; from the coding sequence ATGGgcgacaagaagaagaaggctacGTTGTTCATCCGACTTGTCTCAGCTGCTGGAACTGGATTTTTCTATGTCAAGAAGAAGCCTTCTAGGATGGTAGAGAAGCTTGAGTTCCGAAAATTTGACCCTCGGGTGAATCGCCATGTTCTATTTACAGAGGCAAAAATGAAATGA
- the LOC112198379 gene encoding probable 1-deoxy-D-xylulose-5-phosphate synthase, chloroplastic isoform X2 produces the protein MALSTFSIPAQKPTSNFSSSHFSFGPVLPCPYQHKLFNQVKRRPIGICASLSESGEYHSQRPPTPLLDTINYPIHMKNLSLKELKQLADELRSDVIFNVSKTGGHLGSSLGVVELTVALHYVFNAPQDRILWDVGHQSYPHKILTGRRDKMHTMRQTNGLAGFTKRSESEYDCFGTGHSSTTISAGLGMAVGRDLKGKNNHVVAVIGDGAMTAGQAYEAMNNAGYLDSDMIIILNDNKQVSLPTANLDGPIPPVGALSSALSKLQSNRPLRELREVAKGVTKQIGGSVHELAAKVDEYARGMISGSGSTLFEELGLYYIGPVDGHNVDDLIAILQEVKTTQTTGPVLIHLITEKGRGYPYAEKAADKYHGVAKFDPATGKQFKANASTQSYTTYFAEALIAEAEADKDIVAIHAAMGGGTGMNLFLRRFPTRCFDVGIAEQHAVTFAAGLACEGLKPFCAIYSSFLQRAYDQVVHDVDLQKLPVRFAMDRAGLVGADGPTHCGAFDVTYMACLPNMVVMAPSDEAELFHMVATAAAIDDRPSCFRYPRGNGVGVELPTGNKGTPLEVGKGRILIEGERVALLGYGSAVQTCLAAATLVEPLGLRLTVADARFCKPLDHALVRKLAKSHEFLITVEEGSIGGFGSHVVQFLALDGLLDGKLKWRPLVLPDRYIDHGAPADQLADAGLTPCHVAATVFNILGQTREALEVMSF, from the exons ATGGCTCTCAGCACATTCTCAATCCCAGCTCAGAAACCCACCTCTAACTTCTCATCATCCCATTTCTCTTTTGGACCAGTTCTGCCATGTCCTTACCAACATAAGCTCTTCAATCAG GTAAAGAGAAGGCCAATTGGGATTTGTGCTTCACTGTCAGAGAGTGGAGAGTATCACTCACAAAGACCACCCACACCTCTGTTGGACACTATCAATTATCCAATTCACATGAAAAACCTCTCTCTCAAG GAACTCAAACAATTAGCTGATGAGCTGAGGTCTGATGTTATCTTCAACGTTTCGAAAACCGGAGGTCACCTAGGCTCAAGCCTCGGTGTTGTGGAGCTCACTGTGGCTCTTCACTATGTGTTCAATGCTCCTCAGGACAGGATTCTGTGGGATGTTGGTCATCAG TCTTACCCACACAAAATCTTGACTGGGAGAAGAGATAAGATGCACACTATGAGGCAGACCAATGGGTTAGCTGGTTTCACAAAACGGTCGGAGAGCGAGTATGATTGCTTTGGCACTGGTCACAGTTCCACTACTATCTCAGCTGGCCTGG GAATGGCCGTAGGGAGGGATCTAAAGGGGAAAAACAATCATGTAGTTGCTGTTATAGGTGATGGTGCCATGACAGCAGGGCAAGCTTATGAAGCCATGAACAATGCGGGTTACCTTGATTCCGACATGATAATTATTCTCAATGACAATAAACAGGTTTCTTTACCTACTGCCAATCTCGATGGACCCATCCCTCCAGTAGGAGCTTTGAGTAGTGCTCTCAGTAAGTTGCAATCAAACAGGCCACTTAGAGAATTAAGAGAGGTTGCCAAA GGAGTTACAAAACAAATTGGTGGTTCTGTGCATGAACTGGCAGCAAAAGTTGATGAGTATGCTCGTGGAATGATCAGTGGCTCTGGTTCAACATTGTTTGAAGAGCTTGGACTATATTATATTGGTCCAGTCGATGGTCACAATGTGGATGACCTCATAGCGATACTTCAAGAGGTTAAAACAACGCAAACAACAGGTCCAGTCCTGATCCACCTTATCACTGAGAAAGGCCGGGGATATCCATATGCGGAGAAGGCTGCAGACAAGTACCATG GAGTGGCCAAGTTTGATCCGGCAACCGGAAAGCAGTTCAAAGCCAATGCTAGCACACAGTCTTACACAACATACTTTGCAGAGGCTTTGATTGCAGAAGCTGAAGCGGACAAAGATATTGTAGCAATCCATGCTGCAATGGGAGGTGGAACAGGCATGAATCTCTTCCTCCGCCGTTTTCCAACAAGATGCTTTGATGTTGGAATAGCAGAGCAGCATGCTGTTACTTTTGCTGCAGGTCTTGCCTGTGAAGGCCTGAAACCTTTCTGCGCAATTTACTCATCTTTCTTGCAGAGGGCTTATGACCAG GTCGTACATGATGTGGATTTGCAGAAACTGCCTGTGAGATTTGCTATGGATAGAGCTGGGCTTGTTGGGGCTGATGGTCCCACACATTGTGGGGCTTTTGATGTTACTTATATGGCATGCCTGCCAAACATGGTGGTCATGGCTCCTTCTGATGAGGCAGAGCTTTTCCATATGGTAGCCACTGCTGCTGCCATTGATGACCGCCCAAGTTGTTTCCGGTACCCAAGAGGAAATGGGGTTGGTGTGGAGCTGCCAACAGGAAATAAAGGCACTCCTCTTGAG GTGGGAAAAGGAAGAATATTGATTGAAGGAGAAAGAGTTGCACTCTTGGGCTATGGATCAGCCGTTCAGACATGTTTGGCTGCAGCAACTTTGGTGGAACCTCTTGGCTTGCGTCTGACTGTTGCTGATGCACGATTTTGCAAACCATTGGATCATGCTCTAGTTCGCAAACTTGCAAAATCACATGAGTTTTTAATTACTGTGGAAGAAGGATCCATTGGTGGGTTTGGTTCTCATGTTGTTCAGTTTCTGGCACTTGATGGCCTTCTTGATGGAAAACTGAAG TGGAGACCTCTGGTTCTGCCTGATCGGTACATTGACCATGGTGCCCCGGCTGATCAGTTGGCCGATGCCGGACTCACTCCATGCCATGTAGCAGCAACAGTATTCAACATCCTTGGACAAACAAGAGAGGCATTGGAGGTAATGTCATTCTGA
- the LOC112197068 gene encoding serine/arginine-rich SC35-like splicing factor SCL28 isoform X2, whose amino-acid sequence MARYRSRSRSLSRSYSPPRRRSRTPPRGRKRYDDDEPRDRYRDSRSYRDRRSPAPSGLLVRNLPLDARSDDLRIPFERFGPVKDVYLPKNYYTREPRGFGFVKYRYAEDAAEAKQQMNHKLIGGREIRIVFAEENRKTPQEMRTTTRVRDHGARDHYRSPVQSRSISQSPSPHDERDYRRSPSSRENGRSPRDERDGQDLRDERVYAPSRLRSPRGNRHSPLSRSRSYSPR is encoded by the exons ATGGCCAGGTACCGGAGCCGCAGCCGCAGCCTGAGCAGAAGCTACAGCCCCCCTCGCCGGCGTAGCAGAACTCCGCCACGTGGACGCAAGCGATACGACGACGACGAGCCTCGCGACCGCTACCGTGACAGCCGCTCTTACCGAGACCGCCGCTCACCGGCTCCGTCTGGCTTGCTCGTTCGCAATCTTCCTCTTGACGCTAG GTCAGATGATCTTAGGATCCCTTTTGAGCGCTTTGGTCCAGTGAAGGATGTTTATCTTCCTAAGAATTACTACACCAG GGAGCCACGGGGCTTTGGCTTTGTGAAGTACCGTTATGCAGAGGACGCAGCGGAAGCAAAGCAACAAATGAACCATAAACTTATTGGTGGACGTGAAATAAGGATTGTTTTTGCTGAGGAGAACAGAAAAACTCCCCAAGAAATGCGCACAACAACTCGTGTAAG GGACCATGGAGCTAGGGATCATTATCGTTCCCCCGTGCAGTCTAGATCAATTTCACAATCTCCTTCACCACACGATGAAAGAGACTACAGGCGGTCCCCAAGTTCTAGGGAGAATGGACGGAGTCCACGTGATGAGAGAGACGGTCAGGATCTGCGTGATGAGAGAGTCTATGCACCTAGCAGGTTAAGGAGTCCAAGGGGTAATAGGCACAGTCCTTTGTCACGCTCACGGTCATACAG TCCTCGCTGA